The following are encoded together in the Macadamia integrifolia cultivar HAES 741 chromosome 10, SCU_Mint_v3, whole genome shotgun sequence genome:
- the LOC122091678 gene encoding 4-alpha-glucanotransferase DPE2-like: MVNQGVLSGKKSFKTVNLSFILPYYTQWGQSLLVCGSEPVLGSWNVKKGLLLIPFHEGGELIWSGRIGVPSGFGCEYSYYLVDDDRNVLRWEAGKKRQLQLPEGIEDGEVVELRDLWQGASETLFFRNAFKNVIFQDSWNLDSETLLVPFQKNLELEDSVLVHFKISCPKIGKGTSVYVIGSSPQLGKWKLQDGLRLSYAGESFWQADCVIREDEFPIKYRYCQSSQTGNTSLEMGSNRELSIGSKSPPKYICLSDGVFREMPWRGAGVAIPMFSVRSEDDLGVGEFLDLKLLVDWAVESGFHLVQLLPINDTSVNGMWWDSYPYSSLSVFALHPLYLRVQALSENIPGDIKKEILKAKEQLDGKVTLSSPCFHWKA, from the exons ATGGTGAATCAGGGTGTGTTGTCGGGGAAGAAGTCCTTTAAAACAGTGAATTTGAGCTTCATATTACCTTACTACACTCAGTGGGGTCAAAGCCTGCTAGTTTGCGGCTCTGAACCTGTGCTTGGTTCATGGAATGTGAAGAAGGGTCTGCTATTGATCCCTTTTCATGAAGGTGGGGAGCTCATATGGAGCGGAAGAATTGGGGTTCCAAGTGGGTTCGGATGTGAGTACAGTTATTATTTGGTGGACGATGACAGAAATGTTTTGAGATGGGAGGCTGGGAAGAAACGCCAATTGCAACTTCCTGAAGGGATTGAGGATGGAGAGGTGGTGGAGCTTCGTGATCTGTGGCAG GGTGCTTCTGAAACTCTATTTTTCAGAAATGCTTTCAAGAATGTCATATTTCAAGATAGTTGGAATTTGGATTCAGAAACACTCCTTGTACCCTTtcagaagaaccttgaactagAAG ATTCTGTCCTGGTTCATTTTAAAATTAGCTGCCCAAAGATAGGAAAAGGAACATCA GTTTATGTGATAGGGAGCTCCCCCCAGTTAGGAAAATGGAAGCTTCAGGATGGACTTAGACTTAGCTATGCTGGTGAATCGTTTTGGCAAGCAGATTGTGTGATTCGAGAGGATGAATTCCCAATTAA ATATAGATACTGTCAAAGTAGCCAGACAGGAAATACTTCATTGGAAATGGGATCAAACCGGGAGCTCTCTATTGGCTCAAAAAGTCCTCCAAAATACATTTGCCTATCTGATGGTGTTTTTCGG GAAATGCCATGGAGGGGTGCTGGTGTTGCAATCCCAATGTTTTCTGTCAGGTCAGAAGATGATCTTGGAGTTGGAGAGTTTCTTGACCTGAAGCTGCTTGTTGACTGGGCAGTTGAGTCAGGGTTCCATTTGGTTCAACTTTTGCCAATCAATGATACATCTGTTAATGGAATGTGGTGGGACTCATATCCTTACAG TTCTCTCTCTGTATTTGCCTTGCATCCATTATATCTGAGAGTACAGGCACTTTCAGAAAATATACCTGGGGATATTAAG AAAGAGATCTTGAAAGCAAAAGAACAGCTTGATGGGAAGGTAACGCTGTCTAGCCCATGCTTCCATTGGAAGGCTTAG